One genomic segment of Zymoseptoria tritici IPO323 chromosome 5, whole genome shotgun sequence includes these proteins:
- the BRD2403 gene encoding RSC complex protein (Putative homolog of Saccharomyces cerevisiae RSC4, one of 15 subunits of the Remodel the Structure of Chromatin (RSC) complex; contains two bromodomains) — translation MDSSRKRRAVDETPTTGSATKKLKLLVSRMHIAIICARSHAQWPNDGCASAPPVAFSVLWWEWWMFRRVGEQKMKRELRATEHGRHLHNPPSSSTSVIRRQVEITTASATCKLASRTFSLTLCLPLQNSNPAPVPQQPSAETVQKVGLKLIGQINNATDKTYAIARLPDSHSRTNQQHSGRTISDAFIDLPDRVDFHDYYVQTKMPISVSMVEDKIRRNGYATITEIESDLKRMVQNAKEYNMPKSDIYEDAERIRKLVYNYMKIHNPAYTLDPNYQSFCTPIPETKITLTNGGAHSAGNVKAEPGSRGGSSKPRASLGPKASEPPSERKSSAAPSASAAEGEDQVDADVDDTGNRDFTGKTFQEAQQMIVAELISHAEDGVEIFTPFVTLPSRKLEDYYKTIRHPVSLKSVQKRTRGIHGRAPPTGRTDFKTWDAFEEEISFIWRNAREYNLDGSEMYELAGEFEGYFKAQLAEAKSKVEEPAARITLAAPKKSGITLNLGQHRSSPTPGVSVDNEALARQRQMVQAGVNGQQTQAKPTPPVNGATRPPSQGMQDARPSSSAQALPPASAPVKNERVSTMSPAATMAPAVQAIPNGHTNGMMPPPLQRHMSGSPYPAQPTMAPPVTSFHFTAPSALPPTPIREYPISQSLLPVVTLSTHPQLRLQKPYSLAVPPHASLSQQSRTITLPSTHYYVQIAPTISRELSMGRAYKMFVTVNGTRLTQRDTQFHADSGKRTHMYEGSLASGVNRIEVEVAAAKVDGDGKGLDVEKVTIFANLTR, via the exons ATGGACTCCAGCCGAAAACGCAGGGCCGTGGATGAGACTCCCACGACGGGGTCCgcgacgaagaagctcaAGTTGCTGGTGAGTCGCATGCACATTGCAATAATTTGCGCCCGGTCGCATGCCCAATGGCCGAATGACGGATGCGCGAGCGCGCCCCCGGTCGCATTCTCGGTGTTGTGGTGGGAGTGGTGGATGTTCAGAAGAGTTGGTGAacagaagatgaagagggAGCTACGCGCGACGGAGCATGGCCGGCATCTACACAACCCACCCTCCTCAAGCACCTCCGTCATTCGCCGCCAAGTCGAGATCACCACCGCGAGCGCAACATGCAAGCTCGCATCCAGAACATTCTCGCTGACCTTGTGCCTCCCTCTCCAGAACTCGAACCCAGCACCAGTACCGCAGCAACCATCCGCAGAAACCGTTCAGAAGGTCGGCTTGAAGCTGATCGGACAAATCAACAATGCCACAGACAAGACGTACGCTATCGCTCGCCTGCCCGACAGTCACTCACGAACTAACCAGCAACACAGTGGTCGAACCATCTCAGATGCCTTCATCGACCTTCCCGATCGAGTGGACTTTCACGACTACTACGTTCAGACGAAGATGCCTATATCAGTCAGCATGGTGGAAGACAAGATACGGCGCAACGGATATGCGACCATCACCGAGATTGAGAGCGACCTCAAACGAATGGTTCAAAACGCAAAGGAATACAACATGCCGAAAAGCGACATCTACGAAGACGCGGAACGGATACGAAAGCTGGTCTACAATTACATGAAGATCCACAACCCGGCTTACACACTGGATCCAAACTACCAATCGTTCTGCACCCCGATACCTGAGACGAAGATCACTTTGACGAATGGTGGAGCGCACAGTGCAGGGAACGTCAAGGCAGAGCCCGGAAGTCGAGGCGGCAGCAGCAAGCCAAGAGCATCACTCGGGCCTAAAGCGTCCGAGCCGCCGTCGGAAAGGAAGTCTTCAGCAGCGCCGAGTGCATCCGCGGCAGAGGGCGAGGACCAGGTCGATGCGGATGTTGATGATACAGGCAATCGCGACTTCACCGGCAAGACATTTCAAGAGGCCCAGCAAATGATTGTTGCGGAGCTCATCAGTCACGCTGAGGATGG TGTCGAGATCTTCACACCTTTCGTGACCTTGCCGTCGCGCAAGCTGGAAGACTATTACAAGACCATACGGCATCCAGTATCGTTGAAGAGTGTGCAGAAACGCACTCGCGGTATACATGGTCGCGCACCGCCCACTGGGCGCACGGACTTCAAAACATGGGACGCATTCGAGGAAGAGATCAGCTTCATCTGGCGGAACGCCAGAGAGTACAACCTAGATGGAAGCGAGATGTACGAATTGGCGGGCGAATTCGAG GGATACTTCAAAGCACAGCTTGCAGAGGCCAAGTCGAAGGTCGAGGAGCCTGCTGCGCGCATCACGCTCGCAGCTCCGAAGAAGTCCGGCATCACCCTTAACCTCGGTCAGCACCGCAGCTCACCAACACCTGGAGTCAGTGTGGATAATGAGGCATTGGCACGTCAGCGTCAAATGGTGCAGGCTGGAGTGAATGGTCAGCAGACTCAAGCCAAGCCCACGCCGCCTGTCAACGGAGCTACCAGACCACCATCACAAGGCATGCAGGACGCAAGACCATCGAGCAGTGCACAGGCTTTACCGCCTGCATCTGCGCCCGTCAAGAACGAGAGAGTGTCGACAATGTCTCCCGCGGCAACAATGGCACCCGCAGTTCAAGCGATCCCGAATGGCCATACCAATGGCATGATGCCGCCTCCACTACAACGGCATATGAGTGGAAGTCCGTATCCAGCCCAACCTACCATGGCGCCACCAGTCACAAGCTTCCACTTCACCGCACCCTCCGCCCTTCCACCGACCCCAATCCGCGAATACCCAATCTCGCAGAGCCTCCTGCCGGTGGTGACACTCTCTACACATCCGCAGTTGCGGCTACAGAAGCCATACAGCCTGGCAGTCCCACCACATGCATCGCTTTCGCAGCAAAGCAGAACCATCACACTGCCATCAACGCACTACTACGTGCAAATCGCGCCCACCATATCCCGAGAGCTCTCCATGGGTCGCGCTTACAAGATGTTCGTCACCGTCAATGGCACTCGCTTGACTCAACGCGACACGCAGTTTCACGCAGATTCTGGCAAGCGGACGCACATGTACGAGGGGAGCCTGGCATCCGGCGTGAATCGGATCGAGGTGGAGGTTGCTGCCGCGAAGGTTGATGGGGATGGCAAAGGACTTGACGTGGAGAAGGTCACGATTTTTGCCAACTTGACGAGATAA